In Mycobacterium gallinarum, a single window of DNA contains:
- a CDS encoding class I SAM-dependent methyltransferase, producing the protein MSLSSNEIPGAFDAGAPAYDKLVGANPGYHDHLRLSAQRMRIADDGRGLRLLDAGCGTGASTAALLAVAPEAEIVAVDASEGMLTQARAKAWPSSVSFVQSRIEDLADAGVGGPFDGILAAYLIRNVTDRDGQLRRFRELLRPGGTLAVHEYSVRDSKFATAVWNAVCTAIIIPSGRLRSGDASLYTYLRRSVNTFDGVEAFRHRMQANGFESVRSETMPGWQRNIVHTFLGQAPRR; encoded by the coding sequence GTGAGTCTGTCCTCCAACGAGATTCCCGGTGCGTTTGACGCCGGGGCGCCTGCCTACGACAAGCTCGTCGGCGCCAATCCTGGCTACCACGATCACCTGCGACTCTCGGCGCAGCGTATGCGGATCGCCGACGATGGCCGTGGGTTACGCCTGCTCGACGCCGGATGCGGCACCGGGGCGTCGACCGCGGCGCTGCTGGCCGTCGCGCCCGAAGCCGAGATCGTCGCGGTCGACGCCTCGGAGGGGATGCTGACACAGGCGCGGGCGAAAGCGTGGCCGTCGTCGGTCAGCTTCGTGCAGTCTCGGATCGAGGACCTTGCCGACGCCGGCGTCGGCGGACCGTTCGACGGCATCCTGGCGGCTTACCTGATCCGCAACGTCACCGACAGAGACGGGCAGCTACGCAGGTTTCGTGAACTCCTGCGACCGGGCGGAACGCTTGCAGTGCACGAATACTCGGTCCGCGATTCCAAGTTCGCCACGGCGGTGTGGAACGCGGTGTGTACCGCGATCATCATTCCCAGCGGTCGCTTGCGCAGTGGTGATGCCTCGCTCTACACCTACCTCCGGCGCAGTGTGAACACCTTCGACGGCGTGGAAGCCTTCCGGCACAGGATGCAGGCGAACGGCTTCGAGTCCGTCCGCAGCGAGACGATGCCCGGTTGGCAGCGCAACATCGTGCACACTTTCCTGGGGCAGGCCCCACGACGATGA
- a CDS encoding phytoene/squalene synthase family protein — translation MISSELHAAGVHDPVLRDAYRRCRTLNSQHGRTFFLATRLLTPQQRPAVHALYGFARRADDILDDFDPSLSSAERSDELQRLATRLFNRMTTGATDDGDPSLAAVVDTARRYGIPWEHFDDFLSSMRMDLTTTDYPDRAALDRYMYGSAEVIGLQMLPVLGTVCESTEAAPYAAALGKAFQLTNFLRDVDEDLQRGRIYLPADELAVHDVDRDVLNWCHDHRQTDPRVRRALEEQHAETRRIYRFAEQGIALLHPRSRPCISAALTLYSEILDRIEELEFAVFDQRATVGTGRRLQVAGRGFIEAWVARVRHSGT, via the coding sequence ATGATCAGCTCAGAACTCCATGCCGCCGGTGTCCACGACCCCGTGTTGCGGGACGCCTACCGACGCTGCCGCACCTTGAACTCGCAGCACGGTCGCACGTTCTTCCTTGCCACGAGGTTGCTCACCCCGCAGCAGCGTCCCGCCGTGCACGCGCTCTACGGATTCGCTCGGCGAGCCGATGACATCCTGGACGACTTCGACCCGTCGCTGTCCAGCGCGGAGCGTTCGGATGAATTGCAGCGGTTGGCGACACGGTTGTTCAACCGCATGACGACCGGCGCCACCGATGATGGTGATCCGTCGTTGGCGGCGGTGGTCGACACCGCGCGCAGATATGGCATCCCGTGGGAACACTTCGACGACTTCCTGTCCTCGATGCGAATGGATCTGACGACCACCGACTACCCCGATCGCGCTGCACTCGACCGATACATGTACGGCTCCGCCGAAGTGATCGGACTTCAAATGCTGCCCGTCCTGGGTACCGTCTGCGAATCCACCGAGGCTGCACCGTACGCCGCAGCACTCGGAAAGGCGTTCCAGCTCACCAACTTCCTGCGCGATGTCGATGAAGACCTGCAGCGCGGACGGATCTATCTACCCGCCGACGAACTGGCCGTCCACGACGTGGACCGCGACGTTCTGAACTGGTGTCACGACCATCGCCAGACCGACCCGCGAGTGCGGCGCGCTCTGGAGGAACAGCACGCGGAGACCAGACGCATCTACCGGTTCGCCGAGCAGGGCATTGCCCTGCTTCATCCTCGATCGAGACCGTGCATTTCGGCTGCGCTCACGTTGTACTCTGAAATCCTCGACCGCATCGAAGAACTCGAATTCGCGGTATTCGATCAACGCGCCACCGTCGGCACGGGCCGCCGACTCCAGGTCGCTGGTCGCGGGTTCATCGAAGCGTGGGTCGCCCGAGTGCGCCATTCAGGGACGTGA
- the crtI gene encoding phytoene desaturase family protein: protein MKTIGGNAQRVVVVGAGLAGLSAALHLAGRGREVTVIERAPHPGGRVGRLDIDGYRLDTGPTVLTMPDLIDDAFAAVGESLSDRLDLMRVDPAYHASFADGSSLNVHSDREAMAAEIERFAGRGQADGYLQLRDWLTRLYDVEFDGFIASNFDSPLSLLTPALARLTAIGGFRRWDRMVRKFISDERLRRVFTFQALYAGVPPQRALAVYAVIAYMDTISGVFFPRGGMRALPDALAAAAAGAGVQFRYSAAVSALERSGSEVTAVHTSTGERVPADAVVLTTELPETYRLLGREPRRLLRLRPAPSAVVAHVGCQAVDPDVGHHTILFGQAWQQTFRDIIDDGRVMGDPSLLVTRPTAGDAGLAPAGRDLLYILAPAPNTAVGNVDWAATGPAYTDSILRAVQNRMPSLGRGAELLHVVDPADWARQGMLAGTPFALAHTFGQTGPFRPANTVRGIDNAVLAGSSTVPGVGVPTALMSGRLAADRITGAVTRRRQLRVVQS, encoded by the coding sequence GTGAAAACCATTGGAGGCAACGCCCAGCGGGTGGTCGTGGTCGGTGCGGGCCTTGCGGGGCTGTCGGCGGCTCTGCATCTCGCAGGGCGTGGCCGGGAGGTCACGGTGATCGAACGGGCGCCACATCCCGGGGGACGGGTGGGGCGCCTCGACATCGACGGATACCGCCTCGATACGGGCCCGACCGTGCTGACGATGCCTGACCTCATCGACGACGCATTCGCTGCCGTCGGCGAATCGCTGTCCGATCGCCTCGACCTCATGCGGGTCGATCCGGCTTACCACGCGTCGTTCGCCGACGGCAGCTCCTTGAACGTGCACAGCGACCGAGAGGCGATGGCCGCCGAGATCGAGCGGTTCGCGGGCCGCGGGCAGGCCGACGGCTACCTGCAGCTACGTGACTGGCTGACCCGGCTCTATGACGTCGAGTTCGACGGTTTCATCGCATCGAACTTCGACTCACCGCTGTCACTGCTCACGCCTGCGCTGGCGCGGTTGACGGCCATCGGCGGCTTTCGTCGGTGGGATCGCATGGTGCGCAAGTTCATCAGCGACGAACGGCTGCGGCGGGTGTTCACCTTTCAAGCGCTGTACGCCGGGGTCCCGCCGCAGCGGGCACTGGCCGTATACGCCGTGATCGCCTACATGGACACCATCTCCGGAGTCTTCTTCCCGCGCGGCGGCATGCGCGCCCTGCCTGATGCGCTGGCCGCGGCCGCCGCCGGTGCAGGAGTCCAATTCCGTTACAGCGCCGCAGTTTCCGCACTGGAGCGCAGTGGGTCAGAGGTGACGGCCGTGCACACCAGCACCGGTGAGCGTGTCCCGGCAGACGCGGTCGTGCTGACCACGGAGCTACCGGAGACCTATCGCCTCCTCGGCCGTGAACCGCGCAGGCTGCTTCGGCTTCGGCCCGCACCATCGGCCGTCGTCGCGCACGTCGGTTGCCAGGCGGTCGATCCCGACGTCGGCCACCACACCATTCTGTTCGGCCAGGCCTGGCAGCAGACATTCCGGGACATCATCGACGACGGACGGGTGATGGGCGACCCGTCGCTGCTTGTCACCAGGCCCACGGCGGGTGACGCGGGGCTGGCGCCCGCCGGTCGCGATCTGCTCTACATCCTGGCTCCCGCGCCGAACACCGCTGTGGGCAATGTCGATTGGGCCGCAACGGGTCCGGCATACACCGACAGCATCTTGCGGGCCGTCCAGAACCGGATGCCGTCGCTCGGCCGCGGCGCCGAACTGCTGCACGTCGTCGACCCTGCGGACTGGGCGCGCCAGGGCATGCTGGCGGGCACGCCGTTCGCGCTGGCCCACACCTTCGGGCAGACCGGTCCGTTCCGGCCGGCGAACACCGTGCGCGGTATCGACAACGCCGTCCTCGCCGGATCCTCGACAGTGCCGGGGGTAGGTGTTCCCACAGCGTTGATGTCGGGCCGCCTGGCCGCCGACAGAATCACCGGCGCCGTGACCCGGCGACGCCAACTACGGGTGGTGCAATCATGA
- a CDS encoding polyprenyl synthetase family protein, whose product MLDEVVSRAANGSRPAADLGGEHWRSALRRAVQGIVAEFVDTRCAPELQAAGVDIAADVLRDFLDGGKCVRSTFMYLGWLCGADHDPAALRAAAGLELLHAFALLQDDVMDSSTLRRGRDAGHIAFAQWYRRRALRGSPDRFGESAAVLLGDLCLVWAAQMMRESRVPTAALERVWPRYDAMRTELAIGQFADLINDSSRFPTLDRVLSVSRRKSGNYTVRRPLEMGAAMAGCDESVMAMLGGYGDAIGEAFQMRDDLLGIFGSPSITGKPSGSDLLEGKATTVVAAAYHLADRVLRRQLRGLMRADALDVDDINRWRELIVATGAVDWIEKLIDSRLTHALTLVDGADVRPEVRVALADMATACTARTA is encoded by the coding sequence ATGCTTGACGAGGTGGTGTCACGGGCGGCCAACGGGTCGCGGCCGGCTGCCGACCTGGGCGGCGAGCACTGGCGCAGTGCGTTGCGCCGTGCTGTGCAGGGGATCGTCGCCGAGTTCGTCGACACCCGGTGCGCACCCGAGCTTCAGGCTGCCGGGGTCGACATCGCGGCCGACGTGTTGCGCGATTTCCTCGACGGAGGCAAGTGCGTGCGGTCGACGTTCATGTACCTGGGCTGGTTGTGCGGCGCCGACCACGATCCTGCGGCGCTGCGAGCAGCCGCCGGCCTCGAGCTGCTGCACGCGTTCGCCCTCTTGCAGGACGATGTCATGGATAGCTCCACCCTGCGTCGGGGCCGAGACGCCGGCCACATCGCATTCGCGCAGTGGTATCGGCGGCGGGCGTTGCGCGGATCGCCGGATCGTTTCGGAGAATCCGCCGCGGTGCTGCTTGGGGATCTGTGCCTGGTCTGGGCGGCCCAGATGATGCGGGAGAGTCGCGTCCCGACCGCCGCCCTCGAGCGGGTCTGGCCTCGCTATGACGCGATGCGCACCGAACTCGCGATAGGACAATTCGCCGACCTGATCAACGACTCGAGCAGGTTCCCGACCCTGGACCGCGTGCTGTCGGTGTCGCGCCGCAAGTCCGGCAACTACACCGTGCGGCGACCACTTGAAATGGGCGCGGCCATGGCGGGCTGCGACGAGTCGGTGATGGCGATGCTCGGCGGCTACGGTGACGCCATCGGTGAGGCCTTCCAGATGCGTGACGATCTACTCGGCATCTTCGGATCGCCTTCGATCACGGGAAAGCCCAGCGGCAGCGACCTTTTGGAGGGCAAGGCGACAACCGTCGTAGCGGCCGCCTACCACCTGGCGGACAGGGTGCTGCGCAGGCAACTGCGCGGCCTGATGCGCGCGGACGCCCTCGACGTCGACGACATCAACCGCTGGCGTGAACTGATCGTCGCCACCGGCGCCGTCGATTGGATCGAGAAACTGATCGACTCGCGGCTCACGCATGCCCTGACGCTCGTCGACGGTGCCGACGTGCGCCCAGAGGTCCGAGTGGCCTTGGCGGACATGGCCACGGCATGCACTGCACGGACGGCGTGA
- a CDS encoding carotenoid oxygenase family protein, with protein MTTAARTRSTDNPYLNGNYAPVREEITALDLEVTGTIPEYLDGRYLRIGPNPLGDPDPARYHWFLGDGMAHGLRLRDGQAQWYRNRWVRSAAVARRLGETWRGGPTAGGFDFAANTNILEQGGRTLAIVEAGGRPYELTDELETVGPSDFCGTLFGGYSAHPKRDPVTGELHAVSYSPVRGNIVRYTVTGVDGKVRRTVDIRLKAQTMMHDFSLTEKYVVLYDLPVALELRGQAQTPTAKAATGLLTHVVERHALPDFVLRRAMRKSGQGGGAPSGGMPYRWAPERQARVGVMPREGTAADIRWFEVQPCYVFHPLNAYDVSSPEGDSIVLDIVRHSSVFTTGNSLVPGTQTLDRWTVDLAAGRVREERLDDTVQEFPRVDERRVGRPNRFGYAVGYVGGSAGITEADSILKHDLETKRTQKATFGAGREPGEFVFVPSSADAAEDDGVVMGFVYDPATDRSELVLLDAQTLETVATVHLPARVPHGFHGNWAPTQGSGPQRS; from the coding sequence ATGACGACCGCAGCCCGGACCCGCAGCACGGACAATCCCTATCTCAACGGCAACTACGCGCCGGTCAGGGAGGAAATCACCGCCCTCGACCTAGAGGTCACCGGAACCATCCCGGAGTATCTCGACGGTCGCTATCTCCGCATCGGACCCAACCCTCTCGGCGATCCGGATCCCGCCCGCTACCACTGGTTCCTCGGCGACGGCATGGCGCACGGACTACGTCTGCGCGACGGCCAGGCGCAGTGGTACCGCAACCGGTGGGTGCGCTCTGCGGCCGTGGCGCGCCGGCTGGGCGAGACCTGGCGCGGAGGTCCGACCGCGGGCGGCTTCGACTTCGCGGCGAACACCAACATCCTCGAACAAGGCGGCAGGACCCTGGCCATCGTCGAGGCCGGCGGACGTCCGTACGAGCTGACCGACGAGCTGGAGACCGTCGGCCCCTCCGACTTCTGCGGCACGCTGTTCGGCGGATACTCCGCCCACCCCAAGCGGGACCCGGTGACCGGTGAGCTGCACGCCGTTTCATACAGCCCGGTGCGCGGGAACATCGTGAGGTACACCGTGACGGGTGTCGACGGGAAGGTGCGTCGTACGGTCGACATCCGTTTGAAGGCGCAGACGATGATGCACGACTTCTCGCTCACCGAAAAATATGTCGTGCTCTATGACTTGCCGGTCGCGCTGGAGCTGCGCGGCCAAGCACAGACTCCGACGGCGAAGGCTGCCACGGGTCTGCTGACCCATGTCGTGGAGCGTCACGCGCTGCCGGATTTCGTCCTGCGACGGGCCATGCGCAAATCCGGCCAGGGGGGCGGGGCGCCCTCGGGCGGCATGCCCTATCGCTGGGCCCCGGAACGGCAGGCCCGCGTCGGGGTGATGCCTCGCGAGGGCACCGCTGCCGACATCCGTTGGTTCGAAGTGCAGCCCTGCTACGTCTTCCATCCACTGAACGCCTACGACGTGTCTTCGCCGGAAGGCGACAGCATTGTGCTCGACATCGTTCGGCATTCGTCGGTCTTCACGACCGGCAACAGCTTGGTACCCGGCACGCAGACTCTGGACCGGTGGACCGTCGATCTGGCCGCAGGCAGAGTTCGTGAAGAACGCCTCGACGACACCGTCCAGGAGTTCCCGCGGGTCGACGAGCGGCGCGTCGGTCGCCCGAACAGGTTCGGCTACGCGGTCGGCTATGTCGGAGGCTCCGCAGGAATCACCGAAGCGGACTCGATCCTGAAGCACGACCTGGAGACCAAACGCACCCAGAAGGCGACCTTCGGCGCGGGTCGTGAACCCGGCGAGTTCGTCTTCGTGCCATCCAGCGCGGACGCTGCCGAGGACGACGGGGTCGTCATGGGGTTCGTCTACGACCCGGCCACCGACCGCAGTGAGCTTGTGCTCCTCGACGCGCAGACGCTGGAAACGGTCGCTACGGTGCACCTTCCGGCCCGCGTACCGCACGGATTTCACGGCAACTGGGCACCGACCCAGGGATCGGGCCCGCAGCGAAGCTAG
- a CDS encoding sensor histidine kinase, protein MSVDAPRGAEWHWLWMVYVVGVCAAAMFAVVVLDHRFPGDIPVAIAAIAGMVLCVVTLGRKIFALPENSWAAACFVGVVVALWTLALWASPVAVAAVPTIYPIVFATLTLRVALVITTAINLIPLILVIVREGIPSPNLGIAIAFTLIGVIIAPVIGTVIITSMRQRRQLATLVSELAATRAESARLSRAAGTAAERERLAREIHDTLAQGFTSIVMLAQAVEPELETDTAAAKRHVELIGATARENLAEARAMVAELTPSPLEETLPAAIQRQCDRLAAETDAAVTARIADDLPTQSMAADVVLLRATQEAFANIRKHAQASAVTVDLAPSTSGVRLTVTDNGIGMDSRHPEGFGLRGMRTRVAQVGGAMTLSTGPGGGTTLTVEVPT, encoded by the coding sequence ATGAGTGTGGACGCCCCGCGAGGCGCCGAATGGCATTGGCTGTGGATGGTCTATGTCGTCGGCGTCTGCGCGGCGGCCATGTTCGCGGTGGTCGTGCTCGATCATCGCTTTCCGGGTGACATACCCGTCGCGATCGCCGCGATCGCAGGCATGGTGCTCTGCGTGGTGACATTGGGCCGCAAGATCTTTGCGCTTCCTGAAAACAGCTGGGCTGCAGCATGTTTCGTCGGAGTTGTGGTCGCGCTGTGGACGCTGGCGCTGTGGGCCTCTCCGGTCGCGGTGGCAGCGGTGCCGACGATCTATCCAATCGTGTTCGCGACACTGACGCTGCGCGTCGCCTTGGTGATCACCACGGCGATCAACCTGATCCCACTGATCCTGGTCATCGTCAGGGAAGGAATTCCTTCGCCGAATCTCGGTATCGCCATTGCGTTCACCCTCATCGGGGTGATCATCGCGCCGGTGATCGGGACTGTGATCATCACGTCGATGCGGCAACGCAGACAGCTGGCCACCCTGGTCTCCGAACTGGCGGCCACTCGCGCCGAGAGCGCCCGTTTGTCTCGGGCGGCGGGCACTGCGGCGGAACGGGAACGACTGGCCCGCGAGATCCACGACACGCTAGCTCAGGGGTTCACCAGCATCGTCATGCTCGCCCAGGCCGTCGAACCGGAGCTGGAAACCGATACCGCCGCGGCGAAGAGGCACGTCGAATTGATCGGCGCCACTGCACGGGAGAACCTCGCCGAAGCGCGGGCGATGGTGGCCGAACTGACGCCGAGTCCGCTGGAGGAAACGCTGCCCGCCGCCATCCAACGACAGTGCGATCGACTCGCCGCCGAGACCGACGCCGCGGTCACCGCCCGCATCGCCGACGATCTGCCCACCCAGAGCATGGCCGCCGATGTGGTGCTGCTGCGTGCCACGCAGGAGGCGTTCGCGAACATTCGCAAACACGCGCAGGCCAGCGCGGTCACCGTCGACCTGGCACCGTCGACCTCAGGAGTCCGGCTTACGGTGACAGACAACGGTATTGGAATGGACAGCAGGCACCCAGAGGGCTTCGGGCTGCGCGGAATGCGAACCCGGGTGGCGCAGGTCGGAGGTGCGATGACCCTGTCCACCGGTCCCGGCGGCGGGACGACGTTGACGGTCGAGGTGCCGACATGA
- a CDS encoding response regulator translates to MTKVLLVDDHPVVREGLRGMIDAEADLVVVGEAGSGAEAVVMAESLQPDVILMDLRMPDVDGVTATERILAALPGTRIVVVTTYESDTDILRAVEAGAAGYLLKDATRSELAEAVRDAARGKTVLAPTVADRLVRFVRQPVSAALSTREVEVLGLVATGMTNADIGRALHISEATVKTHLLRTFNKLGVSDRTAAVTTAMSMGLLD, encoded by the coding sequence ATCACGAAGGTGCTGCTCGTCGACGACCATCCGGTGGTCCGGGAGGGTTTGCGGGGCATGATCGACGCCGAGGCCGACCTCGTCGTCGTGGGCGAGGCGGGGTCGGGCGCGGAGGCGGTCGTGATGGCCGAATCCCTGCAACCTGACGTCATTCTCATGGATCTGCGGATGCCGGACGTCGACGGCGTCACAGCCACCGAGCGAATCCTCGCGGCGCTGCCGGGGACACGCATCGTCGTCGTCACCACGTACGAGTCCGACACCGACATCCTGCGCGCGGTCGAAGCGGGTGCGGCGGGCTATCTGCTGAAGGATGCGACGCGATCCGAACTCGCCGAGGCCGTTCGCGACGCGGCGCGAGGTAAGACGGTGCTGGCGCCGACGGTTGCCGACCGGCTGGTCCGCTTTGTGCGCCAACCTGTTTCGGCAGCGTTGTCGACCCGCGAGGTCGAGGTTCTCGGGCTGGTGGCGACCGGTATGACCAACGCTGATATCGGGCGTGCACTGCACATCAGCGAAGCCACGGTCAAAACCCATCTGCTTCGGACGTTCAACAAGCTCGGCGTTTCCGACCGCACGGCGGCGGTGACCACCGCGATGTCGATGGGTCTGCTCGACTGA
- the dapC gene encoding succinyldiaminopimelate transaminase, with amino-acid sequence MTARSQRVSASLPLFPWDTLADVTALARSHPDGIVDLSVGTPVDDVAPVIRDALAAAGSAPGYPTTAGTPALLASAVAALQRRYGITGLAEHAVLPVIGTKELIAWLPTLLGLSPDDLVVVPELAYPTYEVGARLAGTPFVRADSLTQLGPQSPALVYLNSPSNPTGKVLGVDHLRKVVGWARERGVLVASDECYLGLGWEDQPLSVLHPDVCDGDHTGLLAIHSLSKTSSLAGYRAGFVAGDPSVVAELLAVRKHAGMMMPTPVQAAMRAALDDDEHEREQRARYERRRTVLMPALQGAGLTVDNSEAGLYIWATRGEPCRDTVAWLAQRGILVAPGEFYGPGGARYVRVALTASDERIAAAVQRLTG; translated from the coding sequence ATAACGGCTCGCTCGCAGCGCGTATCGGCGTCCTTGCCGCTGTTCCCCTGGGACACCCTGGCCGACGTCACCGCGCTGGCCCGGTCACACCCTGACGGCATCGTCGACCTCTCGGTAGGCACACCCGTCGACGACGTGGCTCCGGTGATCCGTGACGCACTGGCCGCGGCCGGTTCCGCCCCCGGCTACCCGACGACCGCAGGCACACCCGCGTTGTTGGCGTCGGCGGTGGCGGCGCTGCAACGCCGATACGGCATCACCGGTCTCGCCGAGCATGCCGTGCTGCCGGTGATCGGAACCAAGGAGCTCATCGCGTGGCTGCCGACGTTGCTCGGCCTGTCACCTGATGACCTGGTCGTGGTGCCCGAATTGGCCTACCCGACCTACGAGGTCGGGGCACGGCTGGCTGGAACACCGTTCGTACGCGCGGATTCACTGACGCAGCTGGGTCCGCAGTCGCCCGCACTGGTGTACCTGAACTCGCCGAGCAACCCCACGGGCAAGGTGCTGGGCGTCGACCACCTGCGCAAGGTCGTCGGCTGGGCTCGGGAGCGCGGCGTCCTCGTCGCCTCCGACGAGTGCTACTTGGGACTGGGCTGGGAGGACCAGCCGCTCTCGGTACTGCATCCCGATGTCTGCGACGGTGACCACACCGGGCTGTTGGCGATCCATTCGCTGTCGAAGACGTCGTCGCTGGCGGGATACCGCGCCGGTTTCGTCGCCGGTGACCCGTCGGTGGTGGCCGAACTGCTGGCCGTGCGCAAGCACGCGGGCATGATGATGCCGACTCCGGTGCAGGCCGCGATGCGTGCCGCACTCGACGACGACGAACACGAACGGGAGCAGCGCGCGCGTTACGAGCGGCGCAGGACCGTACTCATGCCCGCGCTGCAGGGGGCCGGCCTGACCGTCGACAATTCGGAAGCGGGACTCTACATCTGGGCCACGCGCGGCGAGCCGTGCCGCGACACCGTCGCCTGGCTGGCCCAGCGAGGCATCCTGGTGGCGCCCGGTGAGTTCTACGGGCCCGGGGGAGCTCGGTACGTCCGGGTCGCGTTGACCGCTTCCGATGAGCGCATAGCCGCTGCGGTACAACGACTTACGGGCTAG
- the fdxA gene encoding ferredoxin translates to MTYTIAEPCVDLKDKACIEECPVDCIYEGARMLYIHPDECVDCGACEPVCPVEAIYYEDDVPDQWSSYTQINADFFAELGSPGGASKVGQTDNDPQAVKDLPPQEKD, encoded by the coding sequence GTGACGTACACGATTGCCGAACCCTGCGTTGACTTGAAAGACAAGGCATGTATCGAGGAGTGCCCTGTCGACTGCATCTATGAGGGCGCACGCATGCTGTACATCCACCCGGACGAGTGCGTGGACTGCGGTGCCTGCGAACCTGTCTGCCCGGTGGAGGCCATCTACTACGAGGACGATGTGCCGGACCAGTGGTCCAGCTACACGCAGATCAACGCCGACTTCTTCGCTGAGCTCGGATCTCCGGGCGGTGCGTCCAAGGTCGGGCAGACCGACAACGACCCCCAGGCGGTCAAGGATCTGCCGCCGCAGGAAAAGGACTGA
- a CDS encoding PadR family transcriptional regulator produces the protein MALPHAILVALCEQSGSGYELARRFDRSIGYFWAATHQQIYRTLRTMENDGWVVVTPVSQRGRPDKKVYTVSEAGRGELARWIAEPLSGRGSTVADTRTRDLAVKVRGAEYGDVDALRIQVGSLRSERAELLDIYRGFEKQQFPDPSVLSGAALHQHLVLRGGIRAEESAIDWLDEVAAALDRSSGAGR, from the coding sequence GTGGCCCTGCCCCACGCGATCCTCGTCGCCCTATGTGAGCAGTCCGGTTCGGGATACGAACTTGCGCGCCGGTTCGACCGGTCCATCGGGTACTTCTGGGCGGCGACCCACCAGCAGATCTACCGCACGCTGCGGACGATGGAGAACGACGGCTGGGTGGTCGTCACTCCCGTCTCCCAACGAGGCAGGCCGGACAAGAAGGTGTACACGGTGTCCGAGGCGGGCCGCGGCGAACTCGCCCGCTGGATCGCCGAACCGTTGTCCGGACGCGGCAGCACGGTGGCCGACACCCGCACCCGCGATCTGGCCGTCAAGGTGCGCGGCGCCGAATACGGGGACGTCGACGCGCTGCGCATTCAGGTCGGTTCGTTGCGTTCCGAGCGTGCCGAGCTGCTCGACATCTATCGGGGGTTCGAGAAACAGCAGTTCCCCGACCCCAGCGTGTTGAGCGGTGCCGCCCTGCACCAGCACCTCGTGCTACGCGGCGGCATCCGGGCCGAGGAGAGCGCCATCGACTGGCTCGACGAAGTGGCCGCGGCCCTCGATAGGTCCTCGGGGGCGGGCCGGTGA